A DNA window from Euzebyales bacterium contains the following coding sequences:
- a CDS encoding choice-of-anchor Q domain-containing protein, with translation MAALFSMCLFLTACDMESVLQLTGPGAGDVRGRSGEHARDDRRTGSGGQDDESGDAADDPTVTDAGGDSADDGSAGDGGTGPDASAADTEDPLPADSLTTEPAPTGGDGGASDGTESFACDHTLAGGVEEADGAGNFSDVGPGDTVCLASGTRGPLELRNFHGADGRPVTFVNSGGTVQIRGDDGDYAGIEIEDSDHIRVTGAGAGGHCGADIAAGSQRCGISILGTARSLTGKVKTEHIRVDHVEMGDTSQSAVSIKDNSMGRGEWIEHDVVLDHNYLHDVKDEGVYIGSSDYATGDYHVLHGVRLSHNLVVRTGRDGLQVGSATRDCAIHDNVVTDTGRNGESSHRAGVMNNKGSVCDIHDNVISDTAGWGIYIQGNGSNDVYNNVVIRAGRAVSAGDDDGDGITVHDGSNTDGSVRVLNNTVVGARGDGIGWSNDVGSDNQIRNNIAVGSGGVDVDRDANVDIGANLTGAVSAVGFVDPSGDDFRLGSASPAVDAGRSLRSEGVVDDIDGTARPQGSAYDIGAYERTGG, from the coding sequence GTGGCGGCACTGTTCAGCATGTGCCTGTTCCTGACTGCGTGTGACATGGAATCGGTGCTCCAGTTGACGGGACCCGGGGCGGGTGACGTCCGCGGCCGGTCCGGCGAGCACGCGCGTGACGACCGTCGCACGGGATCCGGCGGGCAGGACGACGAGTCCGGTGACGCCGCCGACGACCCAACGGTCACAGACGCGGGCGGCGACAGCGCCGACGACGGTTCCGCCGGTGACGGTGGCACCGGGCCCGATGCGTCCGCGGCCGACACGGAGGATCCGCTCCCGGCCGACTCTCTGACGACGGAACCCGCCCCGACCGGCGGTGACGGCGGTGCATCGGACGGGACGGAGTCGTTCGCGTGCGACCACACGCTGGCCGGTGGCGTCGAGGAGGCCGACGGGGCGGGCAACTTCTCGGACGTCGGCCCCGGCGACACGGTCTGCCTCGCGTCGGGCACACGCGGACCGCTGGAGTTGCGCAACTTCCACGGCGCTGACGGTCGACCCGTCACGTTCGTCAACAGCGGGGGAACCGTCCAGATCCGCGGCGACGATGGTGACTACGCAGGCATCGAGATCGAGGACAGCGACCACATCCGCGTGACAGGCGCGGGCGCGGGCGGTCACTGCGGGGCCGACATCGCGGCCGGGTCCCAGCGCTGTGGCATCAGCATCCTCGGAACCGCGCGCAGCCTCACCGGCAAGGTGAAGACCGAGCACATCCGCGTCGACCACGTAGAGATGGGCGACACGTCGCAGTCGGCGGTCAGCATCAAGGACAACTCGATGGGTCGCGGCGAGTGGATCGAACACGACGTCGTGCTCGACCACAACTACCTCCACGACGTCAAGGACGAAGGGGTGTACATCGGCAGTTCCGACTACGCGACCGGCGACTACCACGTGCTGCACGGCGTTCGGCTGAGCCACAACCTCGTCGTGCGCACCGGTCGCGACGGCCTGCAGGTCGGCTCGGCGACCCGGGATTGCGCCATTCACGACAACGTCGTGACCGACACTGGCCGCAACGGGGAGTCGTCACATCGCGCCGGTGTGATGAACAACAAGGGCTCGGTGTGCGACATCCATGACAACGTCATCTCCGACACCGCGGGCTGGGGCATCTACATCCAGGGCAACGGGTCGAACGACGTCTACAACAACGTCGTGATCCGCGCGGGGCGTGCCGTGAGCGCGGGCGACGACGACGGCGACGGGATCACCGTCCACGACGGCTCGAACACGGATGGAAGCGTCCGGGTGCTCAACAACACCGTCGTCGGGGCGCGAGGTGACGGCATTGGATGGAGCAACGACGTCGGCTCCGACAACCAGATCCGCAACAACATCGCCGTGGGCTCCGGGGGCGTCGATGTGGATCGTGACGCGAACGTCGACATCGGCGCGAACCTGACGGGAGCGGTCAGCGCCGTCGGGTTCGTCGACCCGTCGGGTGACGATTTCAGGCTCGGGTCGGCGTCGCCGGCGGTCGATGCCGGACGCAGCCTGCGGTCCGAGGGCGTGGTCGACGACATCGACGGCACCGCACGTCCGCAGGGATCGGCGTACGACATCGGTGCTTACGAACGAACGGGCGGATGA
- a CDS encoding PHP domain-containing protein gives MTHIHTRRSWDSRMHPAQLGERLVELGVDLAVVSDHNSFDGAIEFAGHCRDRGLSITVPVAAEVRTDRGDALVVFEPDSTPPSIDRLLSWEAMVDEVHAAGGLVGLPHPFRSHRGVEELARQVDLIEVFNARCTAEQDARSVALAETVSAARSYGVDAHWARELDRVVVEYERRATVIETLLQDARCHHPTRSPKSDWMAAEVINGIKRRRPLVTGYFVAQYARSRLVESVGRGRP, from the coding sequence GTGACCCACATCCACACGCGTCGGTCCTGGGACAGCCGCATGCATCCGGCGCAGCTCGGCGAACGCCTCGTCGAGCTCGGCGTGGATCTCGCCGTCGTGTCGGACCACAACTCCTTCGACGGGGCGATCGAGTTCGCGGGTCACTGCCGCGATCGCGGGCTGTCGATCACCGTGCCCGTCGCTGCCGAGGTCCGCACGGATCGCGGTGACGCGCTGGTCGTCTTCGAACCCGACTCGACGCCGCCGTCCATCGACCGACTCCTGTCCTGGGAGGCGATGGTCGACGAGGTCCATGCCGCAGGAGGCCTCGTCGGTCTTCCGCACCCGTTCCGCAGCCACCGTGGAGTCGAGGAGCTGGCCCGGCAGGTCGACCTCATCGAGGTGTTCAACGCCAGGTGCACCGCCGAGCAGGACGCCCGGTCCGTGGCGCTGGCCGAGACGGTGAGCGCAGCCCGCTCGTACGGCGTCGACGCGCACTGGGCCCGCGAGCTGGATCGGGTCGTTGTGGAGTACGAACGTCGCGCGACGGTCATCGAGACGCTGCTGCAGGACGCCCGGTGTCACCATCCCACCCGCTCGCCGAAGAGCGACTGGATGGCCGCCGAGGTCATCAACGGGATCAAGCGTCGCAGGCCGCTCGTCACCGGCTACTTCGTGGCACAGTACGCCCGGTCCCGGCTGGTCGAGTCTGTGGGTAGGGGGCGGCCGTGA
- a CDS encoding UDP-glucose/GDP-mannose dehydrogenase family protein, giving the protein MGPHRAAAGATDGRRSQQHAGASAQSRALGLSGNLLRVGSVRCGVRVGVIGTGHVGLVTAGAMASIGHVVVGVDNDEAKIALLQDGTMPFHEPGMSELLQDQEQSGRLRYSTDPRDAIAGKDVVFICVSTPPREDGSPNLSFVQAAAASVAEHATASTVVAEKSTVPVRTGQRIREALALEARANRHGFTHEVVSNPEFLREGTAVADTLRPDRVVVGADSAAGHEVMRRLYAPLLAQHDCPYIATDVRTAELIKHASNAYLATKISFINAIARICELAGADVETVADAMGHDARIGRAFLNAGLGYGGSCFPKDVRAFVHIADELGYDFGLLRETERINREAHAWPVQQLRRMLWNLEDKTIAILGLSFKPGTDDIRDAPALHVIEELLAEGAKIRAHDPAAMEHVSRMYPELTYVDKAEEALRDAHAVVVCTEWEEYRDLDAGRIADLLAYPVVVDARNVWSSDELAAHGLTVARTGQPAQAWRPAR; this is encoded by the coding sequence ATGGGACCTCATCGAGCGGCCGCGGGGGCAACCGACGGCCGCCGGAGCCAGCAGCATGCCGGTGCATCGGCGCAATCGCGAGCGCTAGGCTTGAGCGGAAATCTCTTGCGGGTGGGATCGGTGAGGTGCGGTGTGCGTGTCGGTGTGATCGGAACAGGCCACGTCGGGTTGGTGACGGCCGGGGCCATGGCGTCGATCGGCCACGTCGTTGTCGGCGTCGACAACGACGAGGCCAAGATCGCGCTGCTGCAGGACGGCACAATGCCGTTCCACGAGCCCGGCATGTCGGAACTGCTGCAAGATCAGGAGCAGTCCGGGCGTCTGCGTTACTCGACCGACCCGCGCGACGCCATCGCGGGCAAAGATGTGGTCTTCATCTGCGTCAGCACCCCGCCGCGCGAGGACGGGTCGCCGAACCTGTCGTTCGTGCAGGCGGCAGCGGCATCGGTCGCCGAGCACGCCACTGCATCGACCGTGGTCGCCGAGAAGTCGACCGTGCCGGTGCGGACGGGACAGCGGATCCGCGAAGCACTCGCGCTGGAGGCGCGCGCGAACCGCCACGGGTTCACCCACGAGGTCGTGAGCAACCCGGAGTTCCTGCGCGAGGGCACCGCGGTGGCCGACACTCTCCGCCCGGACCGGGTCGTGGTGGGCGCCGACAGCGCGGCGGGGCACGAGGTCATGCGGCGCCTCTACGCGCCCCTGCTGGCGCAGCACGACTGCCCGTACATCGCGACGGACGTGCGCACCGCCGAGCTCATCAAGCACGCCTCCAACGCGTACCTCGCGACCAAGATCAGCTTCATCAACGCGATCGCGCGGATCTGCGAGCTGGCGGGTGCGGATGTCGAGACGGTCGCCGACGCGATGGGTCACGATGCCCGCATCGGCCGGGCGTTCCTCAACGCCGGGCTCGGGTACGGCGGCAGTTGCTTCCCCAAGGACGTCCGCGCGTTCGTCCACATCGCCGACGAGCTCGGCTACGACTTCGGTCTGCTCCGCGAGACCGAGCGCATCAACCGTGAGGCGCACGCGTGGCCCGTGCAGCAGTTGCGACGGATGCTGTGGAACCTGGAGGACAAGACGATCGCCATCCTGGGCCTGTCGTTCAAGCCCGGAACTGACGACATCCGTGACGCACCCGCGCTGCACGTCATCGAGGAGCTCTTGGCCGAGGGGGCAAAGATCCGTGCACACGATCCGGCGGCGATGGAGCACGTCTCGCGCATGTATCCGGAGCTGACCTACGTGGACAAGGCCGAGGAAGCGCTGCGGGACGCCCACGCGGTGGTCGTCTGCACCGAATGGGAAGAGTACCGGGATCTCGACGCCGGGCGGATCGCCGACCTGCTCGCCTATCCCGTCGTCGTCGATGCACGCAACGTGTGGTCGTCAGACGAGCTGGCCGCGCACGGGCTGACGGTCGCCCGCACCGGACAACCCGCGCAGGCCTGGCGGCCGGCTCGGTGA
- a CDS encoding sugar transferase has protein sequence MSAETLDAVSHGYAVHSPPAGRGEGVEPTLVALTALDAPRIIAPRSSLGRRLGSAGKNVLDALVSALALAVVLPAILLLVLLIRLESPGRALFRQTRVGRNGRHFTCFKLRTMFVDADDRLRVLLHDDADVRHEFASSRKLKADPRVTRVGRFLRATSLDELPQLFNVLRGDMSLVGPRPLVPDELVKYGQHIDVVLQVRPGLTGIWQVSGRNDLPYDMRIALDTGYATSRTFWGDLWIIGRTIPALALRRGAY, from the coding sequence ATGTCAGCTGAGACCCTGGACGCCGTGTCGCACGGGTATGCGGTGCACAGTCCGCCCGCCGGCAGAGGAGAGGGCGTCGAGCCGACGCTGGTGGCGCTCACGGCCCTCGACGCGCCACGCATCATCGCGCCGCGATCGTCGCTGGGTCGCCGGCTCGGCAGTGCCGGCAAGAACGTGCTCGACGCGCTCGTCTCTGCTCTGGCGCTGGCCGTGGTGTTGCCCGCCATCCTGCTGCTGGTGCTGCTGATCCGACTGGAATCGCCCGGTCGAGCGCTGTTCCGTCAGACCAGGGTCGGCAGAAACGGCCGCCACTTCACCTGCTTCAAGCTGCGCACCATGTTCGTCGACGCCGACGACCGTCTGCGCGTCCTGCTGCACGACGATGCTGACGTCCGTCACGAGTTCGCCTCTTCGAGGAAGCTGAAGGCCGACCCCCGCGTGACCAGGGTTGGACGCTTCCTGCGCGCAACCAGCCTCGACGAGCTCCCCCAGCTGTTCAACGTGCTGCGCGGCGACATGAGCCTGGTGGGTCCGCGACCGCTCGTGCCGGACGAGCTGGTCAAGTACGGCCAGCACATCGACGTGGTTCTTCAGGTCCGTCCCGGCCTCACCGGCATCTGGCAGGTCTCGGGCCGCAACGACCTGCCGTACGACATGCGGATCGCACTGGACACCGGCTACGCCACCAGCCGGACATTCTGGGGCGACCTGTGGATCATTGGACGAACCATCCCCGCGTTGGCCCTGCGGCGGGGCGCGTACTAG